The proteins below are encoded in one region of Streptomyces roseirectus:
- a CDS encoding HpcH/HpaI aldolase/citrate lyase family protein: protein MRHFGHIAPEERRRLFHQEPCEFAADSPARLLSAALGATLYSPATRPRLADDVLKQAAQGVVSMVLCLEDSIGDEDVEAGEANLVHQFADLATRPEGLPLLFIRVRTADQIPDLVRRLGDSARLLSGFVFPKFTEERGTAFLEALTAAELAGGRRLFGMPVLETPELMYRETRVEALEGIARAVDKYRDRVLALRLGVTDFCSSYGLRRAPDMTAYDVQIVASVIADVVNMLGRADGTGFTVTGPVWEYFRVPQRMFKPQLRASPFFEGEAVELRERLIEHAMDGLLREISLDHANGLLGKTCIHPSHVPAVHALSVVSHEEHSDAVDILRPERGGGGVLRSQYTNKMNEVKPHRAWAERTMLRAEVFGVAREDVSFVDLLAAGIPA, encoded by the coding sequence ATGCGTCACTTTGGGCACATCGCCCCGGAGGAGAGGCGGCGCCTCTTCCACCAGGAACCGTGCGAGTTCGCCGCGGACTCCCCGGCCCGGCTCCTGTCCGCGGCCCTCGGCGCCACGCTCTACAGCCCCGCGACCCGCCCCCGCCTCGCGGACGACGTCCTCAAGCAGGCCGCCCAGGGCGTCGTCTCCATGGTCCTGTGCCTGGAGGACTCCATCGGGGACGAGGACGTCGAGGCCGGCGAGGCGAACCTGGTCCACCAGTTCGCCGACCTCGCGACCCGCCCCGAGGGCCTGCCCCTGCTCTTCATCCGGGTGCGGACGGCCGACCAGATCCCCGACCTCGTCCGCCGCCTCGGCGACTCCGCGCGGCTGCTCAGCGGGTTCGTGTTCCCCAAGTTCACCGAGGAACGCGGCACCGCCTTCCTCGAAGCCCTCACCGCCGCCGAACTGGCCGGCGGACGCCGCCTGTTCGGGATGCCGGTCCTGGAGACACCCGAGCTGATGTACCGGGAGACCCGCGTCGAGGCCCTGGAGGGCATCGCCCGCGCCGTCGACAAGTACCGCGACCGCGTCCTCGCCCTGCGCCTGGGCGTCACCGACTTCTGCTCCTCCTACGGCCTGCGCCGTGCCCCCGACATGACCGCGTACGACGTCCAGATCGTCGCCTCCGTGATCGCCGACGTCGTCAACATGCTCGGCCGCGCCGACGGCACCGGGTTCACCGTGACCGGGCCGGTGTGGGAGTACTTCCGGGTCCCGCAGCGCATGTTCAAACCGCAGCTGCGCGCCAGCCCCTTCTTCGAGGGAGAGGCCGTCGAGCTGCGCGAACGCCTCATCGAGCACGCGATGGACGGCCTGCTGCGCGAGATCTCCCTCGACCACGCCAACGGCCTGCTCGGCAAGACCTGCATCCACCCCTCGCACGTCCCGGCGGTCCACGCCCTCTCGGTCGTCAGTCACGAGGAGCACAGCGACGCCGTCGACATCCTGCGCCCCGAGCGCGGCGGCGGGGGCGTGCTGCGCTCGCAGTACACGAACAAGATGAACGAGGTGAAGCCGCACCGCGCCTGGGCCGAACGCACCATGCTGCGCGCCGAGGTCTTCGGCGTGGCCCGCGAGGACGTCAGCTTCGTCGACCTGCTCGCGGCCGGGATCCCCGCCTGA
- a CDS encoding phosphoribosyltransferase, translating into MRSEVNDAVWSGDWVAKRLGVELAGDPALPGMLGLALRRNPKRAHLLVSNVLGKHVPQLPSVVYGHGFALGRRVRELLGADAESAVVLGYAETATGLGHSVADGVGDVTYLHSTRRPVAGVERAGGFEEAHSHATSHLLLPEDPELLAGEGPLVLVDDEFSTGNTVLNTIRDLHERYPRRRYVVVALVDMRSEADAGRLDAFAGEIGARIDLVTTASGTVLLPEGVLEKGQELVGRYESIAAEGNPLGARGCVESAATAAWARPAPTDPHPTNNITRVDLHWPPGLPDGGRHGFTAHHRIRLDAEVPAMAARLAEALPADATRVHVLGFEELMYAPLRLAHELERIADAEIRYSTTTRSPVLAVDDPGYAIRTRLTFPAHDNPADGPGDRYVYNIAGAGFDAVIVVVDSTADTPELHAPEGLLAQLAQHTPQVILAVIPSYTPLSHDLERPRMLPEPLRGPAFSSYAPDEVGWLLQDLSDVTLEAPTEEREEAVQSGGAHYAESLPIEYQPSEAYQALFQDALTESAARLAQAVGVVTETVLAERSPRPVLVSLARAGTPVGVLMRRWAQHRHGLELPHYAVSIVRGRGIDANALRWLAAHHDPADVVFVDGWTGKGAITRELAAAIEEFERAGGAVGFDPEIAVLADPGSCVRTYGTREDFLIPSACLNSTVSGLISRTVLRADLVGPDDFHGAKFYRELAGADVSVGFLDAVSARFAEVGDAVDTAVKELLASDRTPSWEGWAAVERISEEYGIHDVNLVKPGVGETTRVLLRRVPWKILARAGAGDDLRHVRLLAEQRGVPVEEVAELPYTCVGLIHPQYTRGATGADGKAVSV; encoded by the coding sequence ATGAGGAGCGAAGTGAACGACGCGGTCTGGTCCGGCGATTGGGTGGCCAAGCGGCTCGGGGTCGAACTGGCCGGCGATCCGGCCCTGCCCGGGATGCTGGGGCTCGCCCTGCGCCGCAACCCCAAACGCGCGCACCTCCTCGTCTCCAACGTCCTCGGCAAGCACGTCCCCCAACTGCCGTCGGTGGTCTACGGGCACGGCTTCGCCCTCGGCCGCCGGGTCCGTGAACTCCTGGGCGCCGACGCCGAGTCGGCGGTGGTGCTGGGGTACGCCGAGACCGCGACGGGGCTCGGGCACTCCGTCGCGGACGGGGTGGGGGACGTGACGTACCTGCACTCGACCCGGCGGCCGGTGGCGGGAGTCGAGCGGGCCGGGGGCTTCGAGGAGGCCCACTCGCACGCGACGTCCCACCTGTTGCTGCCGGAGGACCCCGAACTCCTCGCGGGCGAGGGGCCGTTGGTGCTGGTCGACGACGAGTTCTCCACGGGGAACACGGTGTTGAACACGATCAGGGACCTGCACGAGCGGTATCCGAGACGCCGGTATGTGGTGGTGGCGTTGGTGGATATGAGGTCGGAGGCGGATGCGGGGAGGCTGGACGCGTTCGCGGGGGAGATCGGCGCGAGGATCGACTTGGTGACGACGGCGTCGGGGACGGTGCTGCTGCCGGAGGGGGTGCTGGAGAAGGGGCAGGAGTTGGTGGGGCGGTACGAATCGATCGCCGCTGAGGGCAACCCCCTAGGGGCGCGGGGCTGTGTTGAATCTGCGGCTACCGCCGCGTGGGCGCGACCAGCCCCCACAGACCCGCACCCGACGAACAACATCACCAGGGTCGACCTGCACTGGCCCCCCGGCCTTCCCGACGGCGGCCGGCACGGCTTCACCGCCCACCACCGAATACGCCTGGACGCCGAAGTCCCGGCCATGGCCGCGAGGTTGGCCGAGGCGCTACCGGCGGACGCCACCCGCGTGCACGTCCTCGGCTTCGAAGAGCTGATGTACGCCCCCCTCCGCCTCGCCCACGAGCTGGAGCGCATCGCCGACGCCGAGATCCGCTACTCCACGACGACCCGCTCCCCGGTCCTCGCCGTGGACGACCCCGGCTACGCGATCCGCACCCGCCTCACCTTCCCGGCGCACGACAACCCAGCGGACGGCCCGGGGGACCGGTACGTGTACAACATCGCCGGCGCCGGTTTCGACGCGGTGATCGTGGTCGTCGACTCGACAGCGGACACGCCCGAACTCCACGCACCGGAGGGCCTGTTGGCCCAGTTGGCCCAGCACACCCCGCAGGTGATCCTCGCGGTGATCCCGTCGTACACGCCCCTTTCGCACGACCTTGAAAGGCCCCGCATGCTGCCAGAGCCCCTCAGAGGCCCCGCCTTCTCCTCGTACGCCCCCGACGAGGTCGGCTGGCTGCTCCAGGACCTCTCGGACGTCACGCTGGAGGCGCCGACGGAGGAACGCGAGGAGGCGGTGCAGAGCGGCGGCGCGCACTACGCGGAGTCGCTACCGATCGAGTACCAGCCGAGCGAGGCGTACCAGGCCCTGTTCCAGGACGCGTTGACGGAGTCGGCGGCGCGGCTCGCGCAGGCGGTCGGCGTCGTCACCGAGACCGTCCTCGCGGAACGGTCGCCACGCCCCGTCCTCGTCTCGCTGGCCCGCGCCGGGACCCCCGTCGGTGTCCTGATGCGCCGCTGGGCCCAGCACCGGCACGGTCTCGAACTCCCGCACTACGCCGTGTCGATCGTGCGCGGGCGGGGCATCGACGCGAACGCGCTGCGCTGGCTGGCCGCGCACCACGACCCGGCCGACGTCGTGTTCGTCGACGGCTGGACCGGCAAGGGGGCGATCACGCGTGAACTGGCCGCCGCGATCGAGGAGTTCGAGCGGGCGGGGGGTGCGGTCGGGTTCGATCCGGAGATCGCGGTGCTCGCCGACCCGGGGTCCTGTGTGCGGACGTACGGCACGCGCGAGGACTTCCTGATCCCGTCGGCGTGTCTCAACTCGACCGTCTCCGGGCTGATTTCACGCACCGTGCTGCGGGCGGACCTGGTGGGGCCGGACGACTTCCACGGGGCCAAGTTCTACCGGGAGTTGGCCGGGGCCGACGTCTCGGTCGGCTTCCTGGACGCCGTGTCCGCGCGGTTCGCCGAGGTGGGGGACGCGGTCGACACGGCCGTCAAGGAACTGCTCGCGAGCGACCGGACGCCGTCCTGGGAAGGGTGGGCGGCCGTCGAGCGGATCAGCGAGGAGTACGGCATCCACGACGTGAACCTCGTCAAGCCGGGGGTGGGGGAGACGACCCGGGTGCTGTTGCGGCGGGTGCCGTGGAAGATCCTCGCGCGCGCGGGGGCCGGGGACGATCTGCGGCACGTCCGGCTGCTCGCCGAGCAGCGGGGGGTGCCGGTCGAGGAGGTCGCCGAACTTCCCTACACCTGCGTCGGGTTGATCCATCCCCAGTACACGCGCGGGGCCACCGGCGCCGACGGGAAAGCGGTGAGTGTCTGA
- a CDS encoding FmdB family zinc ribbon protein: MPRYEYRCRSCGDTFELSRPMAESAAPAQCPAGHADTVKLLSTVAVGGTASTPKPQGGGGCCGGGCCG, encoded by the coding sequence ATGCCCCGCTACGAGTACCGGTGCCGGTCCTGCGGCGACACCTTCGAGCTGTCCCGCCCCATGGCCGAGTCCGCCGCCCCGGCACAGTGCCCCGCCGGCCACGCGGACACGGTGAAGCTGCTGTCGACGGTAGCCGTCGGCGGCACAGCCTCCACCCCGAAGCCCCAAGGAGGCGGGGGATGTTGCGGCGGAGGCTGCTGCGGCTAA
- a CDS encoding TerD family protein, with product MTHAMLKGSNVPLEADTVRAVLRWNPGQDVPDVDASALLLGPGGRVRSDEDFVFYNQPRHPSGTVWRLGKKRVADALTDTIQTDLTGVESAVGQILLVASADGVAFDRVRSLQILLYDASLDGADPIAVFEIRPETGEETALICGELYRRGEGWKFRAIGEGYSDGLRGLAVNYGISVDESEGEPETDSPAAEEPPASHQTFSQPLPPEQPTPPERPPAPPQQPAYGYPASLPTYGQAAPAYGYPQEFRMPPQGPQFIGR from the coding sequence ATGACGCACGCGATGCTGAAGGGGTCGAACGTCCCGCTCGAAGCCGACACGGTCCGTGCCGTGCTGCGCTGGAACCCCGGGCAGGACGTGCCGGACGTCGATGCCTCCGCGCTTCTCCTGGGCCCCGGCGGACGGGTGCGCTCCGACGAGGACTTCGTCTTCTACAACCAGCCCCGGCATCCTTCCGGCACGGTGTGGCGGCTCGGCAAGAAACGCGTCGCCGACGCCCTCACGGACACCATCCAGACGGATCTCACCGGCGTCGAGTCCGCCGTCGGCCAAATCCTGCTCGTCGCCTCGGCCGACGGGGTCGCCTTCGACCGGGTCCGGTCCCTGCAGATCCTGCTGTACGACGCGAGCCTCGACGGCGCCGACCCGATCGCCGTCTTCGAGATCCGCCCCGAGACCGGCGAGGAGACCGCGCTGATCTGCGGCGAGCTGTACCGCCGGGGCGAGGGGTGGAAGTTCCGCGCGATCGGCGAGGGCTACTCGGACGGGCTGCGGGGCCTCGCCGTCAACTACGGCATCTCGGTGGACGAGTCGGAGGGGGAGCCGGAGACGGACTCCCCCGCAGCAGAGGAGCCCCCCGCGAGCCACCAGACCTTCTCCCAGCCCCTCCCGCCGGAGCAGCCCACCCCGCCGGAGCGCCCGCCGGCGCCCCCGCAGCAGCCGGCCTACGGCTACCCGGCGTCCCTGCCGACGTACGGGCAGGCGGCCCCGGCGTACGGCTACCCGCAGGAGTTCCGGATGCCGCCGCAGGGACCGCAGTTCATCGGACGATAG
- a CDS encoding HAD family hydrolase: MRVLVASDLDRTLIYSPSALALTMPDARAPRLLCVEVHEARPLSFMTETAAQLLSELGDAAVFVPTTTRTRKQYLRINLPGPAPEFAICANGGHLLVDGVSDPDWHGVVTARLAEECAPLAEIQAHLTAVADPVWLRKQRVAEDLFAYLVVERELLPGEWVKELTAWAEELGWGVSLQGRKLYVVPKPLRKSAAVHEVLRRTGAELSLGAGDSLLDADLLHAVDHAWRPGHGELADTGWLEPGVTALPERGVLAGERILREFLKAARSGV; the protein is encoded by the coding sequence ATGCGGGTTCTCGTCGCCAGCGACCTCGACCGGACGCTGATCTACTCGCCGTCCGCCCTCGCCCTCACGATGCCGGACGCGCGTGCGCCCCGGCTGCTGTGTGTCGAGGTCCACGAGGCGCGTCCGCTGTCCTTCATGACCGAGACGGCCGCGCAGTTGCTCTCCGAGCTGGGGGACGCGGCCGTGTTCGTGCCGACGACGACGCGGACGCGCAAGCAGTACCTCCGCATCAACCTGCCTGGTCCCGCGCCCGAGTTCGCGATCTGTGCGAACGGGGGGCATCTGCTGGTCGACGGGGTCAGCGACCCCGACTGGCACGGGGTCGTCACCGCGCGGCTCGCCGAGGAGTGTGCGCCGCTCGCGGAGATCCAGGCGCATCTGACGGCTGTGGCCGATCCCGTCTGGCTGCGCAAGCAGCGTGTCGCCGAGGATCTGTTCGCCTACCTCGTCGTCGAGCGGGAACTTCTCCCCGGTGAGTGGGTCAAGGAACTCACCGCCTGGGCCGAGGAGTTGGGCTGGGGCGTGTCCCTCCAGGGGCGCAAGCTCTACGTCGTCCCCAAGCCGTTGCGCAAGAGCGCCGCCGTCCACGAAGTGCTCCGCCGGACCGGTGCGGAGCTGAGCCTCGGCGCCGGTGACTCCCTCCTCGACGCGGACCTCCTCCACGCCGTCGACCACGCCTGGCGCCCCGGCCACGGCGAACTCGCCGACACGGGCTGGCTCGAACCGGGCGTCACCGCCCTCCCCGAGCGGGGGGTCCTCGCCGGCGAACGAATCCTCCGCGAGTTCCTGAAGGCGGCGCGTTCGGGGGTGTGA
- a CDS encoding calcium homeostasis/redox stress adaptation protein, with the protein MGVSLSKGGNVSLTKEAPGLTAVIVGLGWDVRTTTGTDFDLDASALLVDSSGKVASDANFVFFNNLKSPDGSVEHTGDNITGEGEGDDEQIKVNLAGVPADVDKIVFPVSIYDAENRQQSFGQVRNAFIRVVNQAGEAEIARYDLSEDASTETAMVFGELYRHGAEWKFRAIGQGYASGLRGIAQDFGVNV; encoded by the coding sequence GTGGGAGTCAGCCTCAGCAAGGGCGGCAACGTATCGCTGACCAAGGAGGCCCCCGGCCTGACCGCGGTCATCGTCGGTCTGGGCTGGGACGTCCGCACCACGACCGGCACGGACTTCGACCTGGACGCCAGCGCCCTGCTGGTCGACTCGTCCGGCAAGGTCGCCAGCGACGCGAACTTCGTCTTCTTCAACAACCTCAAGAGCCCGGACGGCTCCGTCGAGCACACCGGCGACAACATCACCGGTGAGGGCGAGGGCGACGACGAGCAGATCAAGGTCAACCTCGCCGGCGTCCCGGCCGACGTCGACAAGATCGTCTTCCCGGTCTCGATCTACGACGCCGAGAACCGCCAGCAGTCCTTCGGCCAGGTCCGCAACGCGTTCATCCGCGTCGTGAACCAGGCCGGCGAGGCCGAGATCGCCCGCTACGACCTCTCCGAGGACGCGTCGACGGAGACGGCGATGGTCTTCGGCGAGCTGTACCGGCACGGCGCCGAGTGGAAGTTCCGCGCGATCGGCCAGGGCTACGCCTCGGGCCTGCGCGGCATCGCCCAGGACTTCGGCGTCAACGTCTGA
- a CDS encoding TerD family protein has product MGFFDGLLGSRAADFDSGSAASNAIELSKRHPQVSLTKQGAASGNLRVNLTWRMRTSDFGGMQRESLLRHPFKALKPPEVVGHSQSMVNVDLDLGCLYELSDGSRGVVQPLGGFLGDVNGPPYVKLSGDDRFGSASGETMYVNLDHRENIRRLLVFVYIYDQTPAFDRTHAMVTLYPSNGPRIEVGLDERHPQARSCAVVMIENVKGELMVRREVKFVYGFQAELDRLYGWGLQWGRGYKAKAEK; this is encoded by the coding sequence ATGGGGTTCTTCGACGGGCTGCTGGGCAGCCGCGCGGCCGACTTCGACTCGGGCAGCGCGGCGAGCAACGCGATCGAGCTGAGCAAACGGCATCCGCAGGTCTCCCTGACGAAACAGGGCGCGGCCAGCGGCAACCTCCGCGTCAACCTGACCTGGCGGATGCGGACGTCCGACTTCGGCGGCATGCAGCGCGAGAGCCTGCTGCGCCACCCCTTCAAGGCGCTCAAGCCGCCGGAGGTCGTCGGGCACAGCCAGAGCATGGTCAACGTCGACCTCGACCTCGGCTGCCTGTACGAGCTCTCCGACGGCTCCCGGGGCGTCGTCCAGCCGCTCGGCGGCTTCCTCGGCGACGTCAACGGGCCGCCGTACGTCAAGCTCAGCGGCGACGACCGGTTCGGGTCGGCGTCCGGCGAGACCATGTACGTCAACCTCGACCACCGCGAGAACATCAGGCGGCTGCTGGTGTTCGTCTACATCTACGACCAGACGCCCGCGTTCGACCGTACGCACGCGATGGTCACGCTCTACCCGAGCAACGGGCCCCGAATAGAGGTCGGCCTCGACGAACGGCACCCGCAGGCGCGGTCCTGCGCGGTCGTGATGATCGAGAACGTCAAGGGGGAGCTGATGGTGCGCCGCGAGGTGAAGTTCGTGTACGGGTTCCAGGCGGAGCTGGACCGGCTGTACGGGTGGGGGCTGCAGTGGGGGCGGGGGTACAAGGCGAAGGCCGAGAAGTAG
- a CDS encoding peroxiredoxin, translating into MVVQVGDEAPGFELKDNHGATVRLSDFRGEKNVVLLFYPFAFTGVCTGELCEVRDNLPKFEDRDTQVLAVSNDSIHTLRVFGEQEGLEYPLLSDFWPHGEVSRAYGVFAEDKGCAVRGTFVIDKAGVVRWTVVNALPDARDLEEYVKALDTL; encoded by the coding sequence ATGGTGGTGCAGGTCGGGGACGAGGCGCCGGGGTTCGAGCTCAAGGACAACCACGGGGCGACGGTGCGGCTCTCGGATTTCCGGGGCGAGAAGAACGTCGTGCTGTTGTTCTACCCGTTCGCGTTCACCGGGGTGTGCACGGGGGAGCTGTGCGAGGTCAGGGACAACCTGCCGAAGTTCGAGGACCGGGACACGCAGGTGCTGGCGGTGTCGAACGACTCGATCCACACGCTGCGGGTGTTCGGGGAGCAGGAGGGGTTGGAGTACCCGCTGCTGAGCGACTTCTGGCCGCACGGCGAGGTCTCGCGCGCGTACGGCGTGTTCGCGGAGGACAAGGGCTGCGCGGTGCGCGGGACGTTCGTGATCGACAAGGCGGGCGTCGTCCGGTGGACCGTCGTGAACGCCCTGCCCGACGCGCGCGATCTTGAGGAGTACGTCAAGGCCCTCGACACCCTGTGA
- a CDS encoding TerD family protein: MGVTLAKGGNVSLSKAAPNLTQVLVGLGWDARSTTGAPFDLDASALLCNNGRVLGDEWFVFYNQLTSPDGSVEHTGDNLTGEGDGDDESLIVDLTKVPANVDKIVFPVSIHMADERGQTFGQVSNAFIRVVNQADGQELARYDLSEDASSETAMIFGELYRYQGEWKFRAVGQGYASGLRGIALDFGVNVS, from the coding sequence ATGGGCGTCACGCTCGCCAAGGGAGGAAACGTCTCCCTGTCCAAGGCCGCGCCGAACCTCACGCAAGTGCTGGTCGGCCTCGGCTGGGACGCGCGCTCCACCACCGGAGCCCCCTTCGACCTCGACGCCAGCGCCCTGCTGTGCAACAACGGCCGGGTCCTGGGCGACGAGTGGTTCGTCTTCTACAACCAGCTGACCAGCCCGGACGGCTCGGTGGAGCACACCGGCGACAACCTCACGGGCGAGGGCGACGGCGACGACGAGTCGCTGATCGTCGACCTCACGAAGGTCCCGGCGAACGTCGACAAGATCGTCTTCCCGGTCTCGATCCATATGGCCGACGAGCGCGGCCAGACCTTCGGCCAGGTCTCCAACGCGTTCATCCGCGTCGTCAACCAGGCCGACGGCCAGGAACTCGCCCGCTACGACCTCTCCGAGGACGCCTCCTCGGAGACCGCGATGATCTTCGGCGAGCTGTACCGCTACCAGGGGGAGTGGAAGTTCCGTGCGGTGGGTCAGGGGTACGCGTCGGGATTGCGGGGCATCGCTCTAGACTTCGGAGTCAACGTTTCGTAA
- a CDS encoding DUF475 domain-containing protein produces the protein MLLKTFGWSFAVTAIGLVVGVLYDGWTGLGVVAILSILEISLSFDNAVVNAGILKKMNAFWQRIFLTVGVLIAVFGMRLVFPVVIVAISAKLGPIEAVDLALNDKNRYQELVTDAHASIAAFGGMFLLMIFLDFIFEDRDIKWLGWIERPLAKLGKVDMLSVCIALVVLLIAAVTVAPNAHIHGGGHVDKSETVLLSGILGLITYLVVGGLSGYFEGKLEEEEEREHEQEEEAKRSGKQKPVILLAGRAAFFMFLYLEVLDASFSFDGVIGAFAITNDIVLMAVGLGVGAMYVRSLTVYLVRQGTLDDYVYLEHGAHYAIGALAVLLMVTIQYEIHEVITGLIGVFLIAWSFWSSVRRNRALAAEEGKGSDEKAEVPSGV, from the coding sequence GTGCTTCTGAAAACCTTTGGCTGGTCGTTCGCGGTCACCGCGATCGGTCTGGTCGTCGGGGTCCTCTACGACGGATGGACCGGCCTCGGCGTCGTGGCGATCCTGTCCATCCTGGAGATCTCCCTGTCGTTCGACAACGCGGTGGTCAACGCCGGGATCCTGAAGAAGATGAACGCCTTCTGGCAGCGCATCTTCCTCACGGTCGGCGTGCTCATCGCCGTCTTCGGCATGCGGCTGGTGTTCCCGGTCGTGATCGTCGCGATCAGCGCCAAACTCGGCCCGATCGAAGCCGTCGACCTCGCCCTCAACGACAAGAACCGCTACCAGGAACTGGTCACCGACGCGCACGCGTCGATCGCCGCCTTCGGCGGCATGTTCCTGCTGATGATCTTCCTGGACTTCATCTTCGAGGACCGGGACATCAAGTGGCTGGGCTGGATCGAGCGCCCGCTCGCCAAACTCGGCAAGGTCGACATGCTGTCGGTCTGCATCGCCCTCGTCGTCCTGCTGATCGCCGCGGTCACGGTCGCCCCCAACGCCCACATCCACGGCGGCGGACACGTCGACAAATCCGAGACGGTCCTGCTCTCCGGCATCCTCGGCCTGATCACCTACCTCGTCGTCGGCGGGCTCTCCGGATACTTCGAGGGCAAGCTCGAAGAGGAGGAGGAACGCGAGCACGAGCAGGAGGAAGAGGCCAAGCGCTCGGGCAAGCAGAAGCCGGTCATCCTGCTCGCCGGCCGCGCCGCGTTCTTCATGTTCCTCTACCTCGAAGTCCTCGACGCGTCGTTCTCCTTCGACGGCGTCATCGGCGCCTTCGCCATCACCAACGACATCGTCCTGATGGCCGTCGGCCTCGGCGTCGGCGCCATGTACGTCCGGTCGCTGACCGTCTACCTGGTCCGCCAGGGCACCCTCGACGACTACGTCTACCTGGAGCACGGCGCGCACTACGCGATCGGCGCCCTCGCCGTCCTCCTCATGGTCACCATCCAGTACGAGATCCACGAGGTCATCACCGGCCTGATCGGCGTCTTCCTGATCGCCTGGTCCTTCTGGTCCTCGGTCCGCCGCAACCGCGCGCTGGCGGCCGAAGAGGGAAAAGGCTCTGACGAGAAGGCGGAGGTGCCCTCCGGCGTCTGA